The Acidipropionibacterium virtanenii DNA segment CACCCATCCCATCGACTCCCTTCCGACGAGCGCACCCGTCAATCGCGTGGGGAGGCGGCCCGGATCTCCTCGGACCCGTCCACGGGTCCGGTCGGGGACCGCGCTCCTCAGTGACACTGGCAATCTACGAGGAACGAGCGGGATGGCTCCAGCTCCGGCGAATGCTGTGAAGTGCGTGAGTCAATGCGACACGCCGCTCGCGGGGCAATAATGACAGCAGTGTCGTTCGAGTGCGTTCAAGGGCTGCCTGGTTGCAGGATTTCCCCTTGCCGTAGCGGTGTGGTCACTGTTTTATGAGATTTCTCAGGCGAGTTTCAGAGCTTGCTCAGGGGATTCGATCCGAGACCGCGAGACCCTCAGTGCTCCCTCAAGCCGTGATTGAGAGATCGGTCCTCATGGCGGGATGTCGGAGCGGTCAGCTCCCGGCCTGCAGATCGACCTCGGCGACGAGGGTGGTCGAGATCTCGTCGGAGACGACGAGGCGGGCCAGCCCCCACACCTCGGTGGGCAACCAGCCGCTGCGGATCGCCTGGAGCGAGGTCTGGGAGGAGCCCAGGGCGGATGTCACCGCATCCCGGTCGTCCTCGTCGGCGATGACCGGGATGACGTGGGACTGCCCATGGAGGTGGTTGGCCAGGATCACCCCGAGTGCGAACTCGTCGAAGGACGGCGCCAGGACGGCCAGGTCTTTGGCGTCCGGGTTGCCGATCAGAACGGCCTGGATCACACGGGCCCCCTCGAGGGCATCCGGGCAGACGATGACGCGGGCGTCCTCAACGACGGCGGTGGGCGTGCCGTCGGGGGAGGTGTGGGTCGCCGCGGCGGCCGAGGCCAGCGTCGCAGAGATGGTGAGGTGGTCGCCGGCCATGAGTTCATCGAGCCGGGTGCACAGATCACGTGACATCGCGGGCGGACGCCCCGCGGGCGTGGCGGCGTCCTGCGCCTCGGCGTGACGCCGTGACCTGCGATCGGCGAGCGCTGCCACGATGAGCAGCACCAGGCCGACCGCCAGGATCACCCACATCCCGGCCGGAATCTGCATGACTCCAGCCTGTCACGTCCAGGTAGGTGTTGCGCTTCCCCTCAGAACACGGGGCGGCGCTGGAGGGTGGGGGCCGCTACACTGGGCGGGCCCCCGTAGCTCAGTTGGTTAGAGCAACGGACTTTTAATCCGTGGGTCCTGGGTTCGAGTCCCAGTGGGGGCACCCAACGCACAAGGCTCGAACTTTGGCCCGATGAATCATCGGGCTGGGTTTGGGCCTTGTCCGCGTTCGCGGCCCAGGTGAGGGCGTCCGCGTTGACCTCGGGGTCCAGGAGCATCTCGAAGGGTCGGGCGTTCTCGGCTCGCACGTCGCCGTCCTCGTCGATGTAGATCTTGGTGAAGAACGCTTGGTTGCACAGGCGCCGATTCGCATCGTCGCAGCGTGCGTAGATCTCGGCGCAATTCTCCAATAGGTTGAGGGCATCATCGAGGTGGGCACGGGCGTCGGTGTACTCACCGTAGTGGGCGTCGATGCGCCGTGTGACTTGGTCGAGTTCGCCAAGGATGCGGTCCTGTTCCCGCTTGAGGACAGACAACGGGATGGCCTCGGCGTAGTGGGCCTGAAGGAGCCGGTCCTGTTCGTGTTCGAGACGGTCACGGTGGGCGGTGAGCTGTCCGAGTTCGTCGGCTTCGGCAGACATGAGCCGGTCGAACTCCGCGTGAATCATGCCGCTGAGTGCCTGGCGCTGGGCGTGGGTGACCTGGACTCGTTGATAGTACTGCTCGATGAGGTGTTCGACCTCGTCGATGAGCATGGCCTGACGCGAGCAATCAGTTCGTTTGGCGTGGCGCCCGGAGCAGACGAAGTACGGGTAGACGTTGCCGTAGCTGTTCTTGGCGTTGGAGACGATGAGCCGAGACCCGCACTGCCCGCAGTAGACGGTGCCCTTGAGATAGTGATCGTGCACTTGGGTGGCCTCCGATGCGGTCTTGTGTGCGGTGAGGACGGACTGGACCTGGTACCAGACTTCGGCCGGAACCAGCGGGGTGTGGGAGCCCTTGTAGAGGACTCCGCGGTAGGTGATCTCGCCCTTGTAGTAGGGATTCGTGAGCATCCGGTGGACGCTGGAGACGGCGAGCATCTTTGACGGGCGCTTCGGGGTGGCTGGTGTGGTAAGACCGCGTGAGGTCAGCTCGTCGTGGAGCTGGCTGACGGTCCAGTCGCCAGACGCGTAGGCCTTGAAAGCCCACTCGACGAGGGGTGCCCGGTCGGGGTCAAAGTCGACGGTACGAACTTCGCGTCCCAGTTCGTCCCGCTCACGGACGTTGAGGTAGCCGATGGGCGCCTTGCCGATCGTCCCGCCGCTGGCAGCCTTCTGGGTCATGCCCTTGATAACCTCGGTGGCCAGATTGCGGGAGTAGAACTCGGCGATCGTTGACATGATGCCGTGCAACAACATGCCCGAGGGCGTCTCGTCGATGTTCTCGGTGGCGGACACCAGCATGACCCCGGACTCCTGGAGTGCGAGGTGGATGGTGACATCGTCCGCCCTGTTGCGTGCGAGACGATCCACCTTGTGGACGATGCAGTAGGCGACGCGGTGCTGTTTGACGTACTTGATCATCCGCATGAGGTCTGGGCGGTCCGCCTTGCGGGCGGACTCGCCTGCATCAACGAACTCCTCGACGATGACGGCCCCGAGCTGTTCAGCCTTGCGCCTGTTGGCTTCCCGCTGGGCGGGGATCGAGAATCCTTCGTCGGTACCACCCTTCTCGGCTTGCTCCTTGGTGGAGACGCGCAGGTAGGACACCGCCTGTGCGGTGCCTTGGGGTGGGTCGATGAGACTGCGCACAGGATCGGTGCGGATGGCGGGGTCTCGGTCAGTCATTTTGGTCCAACTCTCACGCGGTGCGTCCCTCGCGTCGGGTTGGAACGCCCGGCGGGGTGTTGCTTGTGAGAGGAACCCGAAGGCTCTAGGACTAGGCCGAATCGGCCACGTTTCGCGTGCCCGCCATGGGCGGGGTTTAGGACCACAACACCCCACGTCTGACGCGAGGCTTGGTGCTCATTCTACCGGCTGGACTGTCACTCCGACAGGGCCGTTCGGTCGATCCTTCAAGGTCTCGGGAAGCTCGGTGGCTCGCGCATCGGCTCGCGCCTTGCCGGACTCCTGCAACGTGAGGCGTATGAGCGCTTCGGCGAGCTTATGGATGTCGACCGGATTCCGGTGTACGGCTCGGACCGACAGAGACCGCTCATCGTTCGGACGTTGCCCCGTCTTCTTGGAGTACGTACTCACTCGTCCCGCACCTCCCCGGTGTCGTGGTCGATGCTGGCGTAGAACGCGTCCTCGGCTTTCTGGCGGGCTTCAACCTGGTCAAGGACGAACTCGACGAAGTCTTCGTCACGGTCGACAATTGTCATCTCTTCTGCGTGTTCGGCAGGTTCTTCCCCGGGCCAGGTGGTCTGCCGTGTGGGCCGGTCGCGGTCGAGGCGGGTGCCGGAGGCAGTCACCCAGTCGCGCAGTCGCTGGCGGGCATCAGCGAAGTCGCGATGCCACCCCAGCGGCGCGGAGCCGTTCTGGTCAGGGTCATAGGCACAGAGCCAGTGCAGGTGGAGGGCAGAGAGTTCCCAGAGCAGTTCGGGGTGGCGGTGCCAGTAGGGCGGGATGACGGAGGCCGGGAGTCCGTAGGTGTGGCGCAGCCAGTCCACCCACCGGTTCAGCTCCAGCAGCTCCTGCTCCAGATCGTCAGCCGTCAACAGATTCCAGTTGATGGGGTGCGGAGGCTCGGCGACCAGGTTCTGCGTGTCGTCGTAGTCGGGCTGATCGTCAAACCCTGGCGTGTGCGAAGTCATGATGCGCTTCTCTCAACGTTCAGCGACCGAGCACCGGAGCGCTGGTCGTCGGCCGCCGCAACCGAGGGTCGAAGGCACGCTCCTGTTCGCGTTGAACGGTTTCCCGAGCTGCGAAGGTACGGGGTGAGCGGTCGACGTCGTAGCGCGTTCGCACTGCGTCATGCCCCATCCGCTTGGCGACGAACTCCTCGCTTTCAACGGCCTGACCTTCCCGCTCATAGTTGACCGGGCGGACATATCCCTCGGCCAAGAAGTTGTCGCCCTTGGAGAACCGGCTGCTCAGACGTTCTGCCGAACGGCCGAACATCACCAAGTGGTGA contains these protein-coding regions:
- a CDS encoding single-stranded DNA-binding protein, whose translation is MAIHAQQSISGFIASEPQLTTTSKGDPRLYLRFGQEHFRREEDGTFTQMETTYHHLVMFGRSAERLSSRFSKGDNFLAEGYVRPVNYEREGQAVESEEFVAKRMGHDAVRTRYDVDRSPRTFAARETVQREQERAFDPRLRRPTTSAPVLGR